In a genomic window of Streptomyces sp. NBC_01231:
- a CDS encoding pyridoxamine 5'-phosphate oxidase family protein, with protein sequence MTDKDTDKPGTGAAVGAGAETGVGPGEGTGADAGRDPASRLDPRYSDETAVAIPWPDAEALLAAAELFWISTVRPDGRPHVTPLPAVWAYGALHFCTGPDERKAKNLAHNPNVVLTTGTNIWDKGYDLAVEGEAVRVSDDGRLRELAAAWETKYGDFWHFEVREGHFHHGPGHAVVYAVAPHTVFGFGKGEPFSQTRWRFV encoded by the coding sequence ATGACGGACAAGGATACGGACAAGCCGGGGACGGGTGCCGCCGTCGGCGCCGGCGCCGAGACGGGTGTGGGTCCAGGTGAGGGCACGGGTGCGGACGCCGGGCGGGACCCCGCGTCCCGGCTCGATCCGCGCTACAGCGACGAGACGGCCGTCGCGATCCCCTGGCCGGACGCCGAGGCGCTGCTCGCCGCGGCCGAGCTGTTCTGGATCTCGACGGTACGGCCGGACGGGCGACCGCACGTGACCCCGCTGCCCGCGGTGTGGGCGTACGGCGCGCTGCACTTCTGCACCGGCCCGGACGAGCGCAAGGCGAAGAACCTCGCACACAACCCGAACGTCGTGCTGACGACCGGCACCAACATCTGGGACAAGGGCTACGACCTGGCGGTGGAGGGCGAGGCGGTGCGGGTGTCGGACGACGGCCGTCTGCGGGAGCTGGCCGCCGCGTGGGAGACCAAGTACGGCGACTTCTGGCACTTCGAGGTACGGGAGGGGCATTTCCACCACGGTCCCGGACACGCTGTCGTCTATGCGGTGGCGCCCCACACGGTTTTCGGCTTCGGTAAGGGGGAGCCGTTCAGCCAGACGCGGTGGCGGTTCGTGTGA
- a CDS encoding VOC family protein has translation MHMSLEVVLLPVSDVDRAKEFYRDKVGFHVDLDGDVMPGVRIVQLTPPGSGCSIALVDGLQVPTGTPQPGTYHGLQLCVTDAKAAYEELTARGLDVSEPQQFAPQDGATFMYFKDPDGNGWAIQEYRRRESEPLHKVLADLATRGE, from the coding sequence ATGCACATGAGCCTCGAAGTGGTCCTGCTGCCGGTGTCCGACGTGGACCGGGCCAAGGAGTTCTACCGGGACAAGGTCGGCTTCCACGTGGACCTCGACGGGGATGTGATGCCGGGCGTACGGATCGTCCAGCTGACCCCGCCCGGCTCCGGCTGCTCGATCGCCCTGGTCGACGGCCTCCAGGTGCCGACGGGAACCCCGCAGCCGGGGACGTACCACGGCCTCCAGCTGTGCGTCACGGACGCGAAGGCCGCGTACGAGGAACTCACCGCTCGCGGCCTCGACGTCAGCGAACCCCAGCAGTTCGCCCCGCAGGACGGCGCGACCTTCATGTACTTCAAGGACCCGGACGGCAACGGCTGGGCGATCCAGGAGTACCGACGCCGGGAGAGCGAGCCGCTGCACAAGGTGCTGGCGGATCTGGCCACACGGGGCGAGTGA
- a CDS encoding bifunctional [glutamine synthetase] adenylyltransferase/[glutamine synthetase]-adenylyl-L-tyrosine phosphorylase, translating into MTAPGRRSSTFTRLLRHGFTDPSAAERLLDSVELAPISRDPVLLEALGATADPDLALHGLVRLLEAQPDPTARRELLDTVIAAKPLRDRLLGVLGASAALADHLARHPNDWHVLFMYEPRDLHPGVEEFEQGLAEATDPVSLRVAYRRCLLSIAARDVCGTTDLSETAAELADLATATLRAALTLARAAAPEDAARCRLAVIAMGKCGGHELNYVSDVDVIFVGEGVEGADEDKAVRSATKLASHMMRICSETTVEGSIWPVDANLRPEGRNGPLVRTLSSHLAYYQRWAKTWEFQALLKARPVAGDIDLGEEYVAALQPLVWKAAERENFVPDVQKMRRRVVENIPVAEVERELKLGPGGLRDVEFAVQLLQLVHGRADVSLRSGTTLKALQALATGGYVGRSDAVQLDDAYRFLRSMEHRIQLYRLRRTHLVPEDQTDLRRLGRSLGLRADPVTELTREWKRHTGVVRRLHEKLFYRPLLDAVAQLASGEARLSPEAARERLVALGYADPAAALRHLEALASGVSRKAAIQRTLLPVLLGWFADSADPDAGLLGFRKVSDALGKTPWYLRLLRDEGAAAENLARVLSAGRLAPDLLMRAPEAVALLGDGDGGGLEPRGRAHLEQEILAAVGRADGAVQAVTAARGVRRRELFRTTATDIVGTYGTEAQQAEADQGALVDRVGGAVSDLTAATLAGTLRAVVGDNWGETLPTRFAIIGMGRFGGHELGYGSDADVLFVHEPREGVEEREASQAANKVVSEMRRLLQIPSADPPLLIDADLRPEGKSGPLVRTLKSYEAYYRRWALVWEAQALLRAEHVAGDEELGRRFVELIDPLRYPPAGLDDDAVREIRRLKARMESERMPRGADPKLHTKLGPGGLSDVEWTVQLLQMRHGAQVPGLRTTRTRAALTAARAADLLTAEETATLDEAWVLATRVRNAVMLVRGRAGDTFPSEVRELAAVGRYLGYGPGHVGDMLDDYRRTARRARGVVEELFYGG; encoded by the coding sequence ATGACGGCGCCGGGGCGCAGGAGCAGTACCTTCACGCGACTGCTGCGGCACGGTTTCACCGATCCCTCCGCCGCCGAACGCCTGCTCGACAGCGTGGAGCTCGCACCCATCAGCCGCGACCCGGTCCTGCTGGAGGCGCTGGGCGCGACCGCCGACCCTGATCTCGCGCTGCACGGCCTCGTACGGTTGCTGGAGGCGCAGCCCGATCCCACGGCCCGGCGTGAACTGCTCGACACGGTGATAGCGGCCAAGCCGTTGCGCGACCGGCTGCTGGGTGTGCTCGGAGCGTCCGCCGCGCTCGCCGACCACCTGGCCCGGCACCCGAACGACTGGCACGTCCTTTTCATGTACGAGCCGCGCGACCTGCACCCCGGTGTGGAGGAGTTCGAGCAGGGCCTCGCGGAGGCCACCGACCCGGTCTCCCTGCGCGTCGCCTACCGGCGCTGCCTGTTGTCGATCGCCGCCCGGGACGTCTGCGGCACCACCGACCTCTCCGAGACCGCGGCCGAGCTCGCCGACCTGGCCACCGCGACCCTGCGCGCCGCCCTCACCCTGGCCCGCGCCGCCGCGCCGGAGGACGCCGCGCGGTGCCGGCTCGCGGTGATCGCGATGGGCAAGTGCGGCGGCCACGAACTGAACTACGTCTCCGACGTCGACGTCATCTTCGTCGGCGAGGGTGTCGAGGGCGCCGACGAGGACAAGGCCGTCAGGTCCGCCACCAAGCTCGCCTCGCACATGATGCGGATCTGCTCCGAGACCACCGTCGAGGGATCCATCTGGCCGGTCGACGCCAACCTCCGCCCCGAGGGCCGGAACGGCCCCTTGGTGCGCACGCTCTCCAGCCACCTCGCCTACTACCAGCGCTGGGCCAAGACCTGGGAGTTCCAGGCCCTGCTCAAGGCCCGCCCGGTGGCCGGCGACATCGACCTCGGCGAGGAGTACGTCGCCGCCCTCCAGCCCCTCGTCTGGAAGGCCGCCGAGCGGGAGAACTTCGTCCCCGACGTGCAGAAGATGCGCCGCCGGGTGGTCGAGAACATCCCCGTCGCCGAGGTCGAACGCGAACTGAAGCTCGGCCCGGGCGGCCTCAGGGACGTCGAATTCGCCGTGCAGCTCCTCCAGTTGGTGCACGGACGGGCCGACGTCTCGCTGCGCAGCGGCACCACCCTGAAGGCGCTCCAGGCGCTCGCGACCGGAGGGTACGTCGGCCGCTCCGACGCCGTACAGCTCGACGACGCCTACCGCTTCCTGCGGTCCATGGAACACCGCATCCAGCTCTACCGGCTGCGGCGCACCCACCTCGTTCCCGAGGACCAGACCGACCTGCGGCGGCTGGGCCGTTCCCTGGGCCTGCGCGCCGACCCGGTGACCGAGCTGACCCGCGAGTGGAAACGGCACACCGGTGTCGTACGCCGACTGCACGAGAAGCTCTTCTACCGTCCGCTGCTCGACGCGGTCGCCCAACTCGCGTCCGGCGAGGCCAGGTTGAGTCCCGAGGCGGCCCGGGAGCGGCTGGTCGCCCTCGGATACGCGGACCCGGCGGCGGCCCTGCGGCACCTGGAGGCGCTGGCGTCCGGCGTGAGCCGGAAGGCCGCCATCCAGCGCACCCTGCTGCCGGTGCTGCTGGGGTGGTTCGCCGACTCCGCCGACCCGGACGCGGGACTGCTGGGCTTCCGCAAGGTGTCGGACGCGTTGGGCAAGACGCCCTGGTACCTGCGGCTGCTGCGGGACGAGGGCGCGGCGGCCGAGAACCTGGCGCGCGTGTTGTCCGCCGGCCGGCTCGCCCCCGACCTGCTGATGCGCGCGCCCGAGGCGGTCGCCCTGCTCGGCGACGGCGACGGCGGCGGCCTCGAACCACGCGGGCGGGCCCACCTGGAGCAGGAGATCCTCGCCGCGGTCGGCCGCGCGGACGGGGCCGTACAGGCGGTCACGGCCGCCCGCGGCGTCCGCCGCCGCGAGCTGTTCCGTACGACCGCCACGGACATCGTCGGCACCTACGGCACCGAGGCCCAGCAGGCCGAGGCCGACCAGGGCGCCCTCGTGGACCGGGTCGGCGGAGCGGTGTCCGACCTGACGGCGGCCACCCTCGCGGGCACCCTGCGCGCGGTGGTGGGGGACAACTGGGGGGAGACCCTGCCCACCCGGTTCGCGATCATCGGCATGGGCCGCTTCGGCGGCCACGAACTGGGTTACGGCTCCGACGCCGACGTGCTGTTCGTCCACGAGCCCCGCGAGGGCGTCGAGGAACGCGAGGCCTCCCAGGCGGCCAACAAGGTCGTCTCCGAGATGCGCCGGCTGCTGCAGATCCCGAGCGCCGACCCGCCGCTGCTGATCGACGCGGATCTGCGGCCGGAGGGCAAGTCGGGGCCGCTGGTCCGCACCCTCAAGTCCTACGAGGCGTACTACCGCCGCTGGGCCCTGGTCTGGGAGGCGCAGGCCCTGCTGCGGGCCGAACACGTCGCCGGGGACGAGGAGCTGGGGCGCCGGTTCGTCGAGCTGATCGATCCGCTGCGGTACCCGCCGGCAGGGCTGGACGACGACGCCGTACGCGAGATCCGGCGGCTGAAGGCGCGCATGGAGTCGGAGCGGATGCCGCGCGGCGCCGACCCCAAACTGCACACCAAGCTCGGGCCCGGCGGGCTGTCCGACGTCGAGTGGACCGTGCAGCTGCTGCAGATGCGGCACGGGGCACAGGTGCCCGGACTGCGGACCACCCGCACCCGGGCCGCCCTCACCGCCGCCCGCGCCGCCGACCTCCTCACGGCGGAGGAGACCGCGACCCTCGACGAGGCGTGGGTGCTGGCGACCCGGGTGCGCAACGCGGTGATGCTGGTGCGGGGGCGGGCCGGCGACACCTTCCCGTCGGAGGTCCGCGAACTGGCCGCCGTGGGGCGTTACCTCGGGTACGGCCCGGGGCACGTCGGGGACATGCTGGACGACTACCGGCGGACGGCACGCCGGGCCCGGGGCGTGGTGGAGGAGCTGTTCTACGGCGGCTGA